One segment of Thioalbus denitrificans DNA contains the following:
- the ppsA gene encoding phosphoenolpyruvate synthase encodes MQDYVVWFNEVGMDDVERVGGKNASLGEMISNLASAGVHVPGGFATTATAYREFLETGGLAERIHDALDRLDVDDVETLAGTGAEIRQWIVDAPFKPELEQAITGAFRELESREGEGIAVAVRSSATAEDLPDASFAGQQETYLNVRGLDSVLLAVKHVFASLFNDRAIAYRVHKSFDHRQVALSAGIQRMVRSESGASGVMFTMDTESGFNDVVFITAAYGLGETVVQGAVNPDEFYVHKPTLSAGRPAVLRRNLGGKAIKMIYTDDTGHGRSVATVDVADADRRRFCINDADVEELGRMALTIERHYGRPMDVEWAKDGDDGRLYIVQARPETVKSRDSGRVIERYHLSGSGPVLAQGRAIGQRIGKGAARILNDIRDMHKVQPGDVLVTDMTDPDWEPIMKRASAIVTNRGGRTCHAAIIARELGIPAVVGCGDATEKVADGAEVTVSCAEGDTGNIYAGLLDFNIKTIELDKMPPLPFKIMMNVGNPDRAFDFQFLPNAGIGLARLEFIINRMIGIHPKALLNYADMPADLKATIDDYTSGYADPVSYYVDRLAEGISTLAAAFHPKPVIVRMSDFKSNEYANLIGGDQFEPHEENPMLGFRGASRYVSESFRDCFDLECRALKRVRDEMGLTNVEIMIPFVRTPDEAAQVVELLAANGLERGVNGLRLIMMCEIPANALIPDEFLKHFDGFSIGSNDLTQLTLGLDRDSGLIAHLFDERNPAVKALLGRAIEACRAQNKYVGICGQGPSDHPDLAKWLMEQGIDSVSLNPDSVLETWIYLAENVSAA; translated from the coding sequence GTGCAAGACTACGTAGTGTGGTTCAACGAAGTCGGAATGGATGACGTTGAACGCGTGGGTGGCAAGAACGCCTCGCTGGGCGAGATGATCAGCAACCTCGCTTCCGCCGGGGTCCATGTCCCCGGCGGCTTCGCCACCACGGCCACCGCCTACCGCGAGTTTCTCGAAACCGGCGGCCTGGCGGAACGCATCCACGATGCACTGGATCGCCTCGACGTGGACGACGTGGAGACGCTGGCCGGCACCGGCGCCGAGATCCGCCAGTGGATCGTGGACGCGCCGTTCAAGCCCGAACTGGAGCAGGCCATCACCGGCGCCTTCCGGGAACTCGAGTCGCGCGAGGGGGAGGGCATCGCCGTGGCGGTACGCTCCTCCGCCACCGCCGAGGACCTGCCGGACGCCTCCTTCGCCGGGCAGCAGGAGACCTATCTCAACGTGCGCGGCCTGGACAGCGTGCTGCTGGCCGTGAAGCACGTCTTCGCCTCGCTGTTCAACGACCGCGCCATCGCCTACCGGGTGCACAAGTCGTTCGACCACCGCCAGGTGGCGCTGTCCGCCGGCATCCAGCGCATGGTGCGCAGCGAGAGCGGCGCCAGCGGCGTGATGTTCACCATGGATACCGAGTCGGGCTTCAACGACGTGGTGTTCATCACCGCCGCCTACGGACTGGGCGAGACCGTCGTCCAGGGCGCGGTGAACCCCGACGAGTTCTACGTCCACAAGCCGACCCTGTCCGCCGGGCGCCCGGCGGTGCTGCGCCGGAACCTGGGCGGCAAGGCCATCAAGATGATCTACACCGACGACACCGGGCATGGGCGCAGCGTGGCCACCGTGGACGTCGCGGACGCCGACCGGCGCCGGTTCTGCATCAACGACGCGGATGTGGAGGAACTCGGCCGGATGGCGCTCACCATCGAGCGGCACTACGGCCGGCCCATGGACGTGGAGTGGGCGAAGGACGGCGACGACGGCCGCCTCTACATCGTCCAGGCCCGTCCGGAGACGGTGAAGAGCCGCGACTCCGGCCGGGTCATCGAGCGCTATCACCTGAGCGGCAGCGGTCCGGTATTGGCGCAGGGCCGCGCCATCGGCCAGCGCATCGGCAAGGGCGCGGCGCGCATCCTCAACGACATCCGCGACATGCACAAGGTGCAGCCGGGCGACGTGCTGGTCACCGACATGACCGACCCCGACTGGGAGCCGATCATGAAGCGGGCCTCGGCCATCGTCACCAACCGCGGCGGGCGCACCTGTCATGCGGCCATCATCGCCCGTGAGCTCGGCATTCCCGCCGTGGTGGGCTGCGGCGACGCCACGGAAAAGGTGGCCGACGGGGCCGAGGTCACCGTCTCCTGCGCCGAGGGCGACACCGGCAACATCTACGCCGGCCTGCTCGATTTCAACATCAAGACCATCGAGCTGGACAAGATGCCGCCGCTGCCGTTCAAGATCATGATGAACGTGGGCAATCCGGATCGCGCCTTCGATTTCCAGTTCCTGCCCAACGCCGGCATCGGCCTGGCGCGGCTGGAATTCATCATCAACCGCATGATCGGCATTCACCCGAAGGCCCTGCTCAACTATGCCGACATGCCCGCCGACCTGAAGGCGACCATCGACGACTACACTTCCGGCTACGCGGACCCGGTGAGCTACTACGTGGATCGCCTGGCCGAGGGCATCAGCACCCTGGCCGCGGCGTTCCATCCGAAGCCGGTCATCGTGCGCATGTCCGACTTCAAGTCCAACGAGTACGCCAACCTCATCGGCGGCGACCAGTTCGAGCCCCACGAGGAGAATCCCATGCTGGGCTTCCGCGGCGCCTCGCGCTATGTCTCCGAGAGCTTCCGCGACTGCTTCGATCTCGAGTGCCGGGCGCTGAAGCGGGTGCGCGACGAGATGGGGCTCACCAACGTGGAGATCATGATCCCGTTCGTGCGCACCCCGGACGAGGCCGCCCAGGTGGTCGAGCTGCTGGCAGCCAACGGGCTGGAGCGCGGCGTGAACGGACTGCGCCTCATCATGATGTGCGAGATCCCGGCCAACGCGCTCATCCCCGACGAGTTCCTGAAGCATTTCGACGGCTTCTCCATCGGCTCCAACGACCTGACCCAGCTGACCCTGGGGCTGGACCGCGACTCGGGCCTCATCGCCCACCTGTTCGACGAGCGCAACCCGGCGGTGAAGGCGTTGCTGGGACGGGCCATCGAGGCCTGCCGCGCCCAGAACAAGTATGTGGGCATCTGCGGCCAGGGACCCTCGGATCACCCGGACCTGGCCAAGTGGCTCATGGAGCAGGGGATCGACAGCGTGTCCCTCAACCCCGACTCGGTTCTGGAGACCTGGATCTACCTGGCGGAGAACGTGTCCGCTGCCTGA
- the dapE gene encoding succinyl-diaminopimelate desuccinylase — protein MSGALSPTLELALELIRRPSVTPEDAGCQALLLERLERLGFRTERLRFGAVENFWARRGEQGPVLAFAGHTDVVPPGPEARWSSPPFTPEIRDGILYGRGAADMKGSIAAMVTAVERFLIRHPEPAGAIAFLITADEEGPAVDGTVRVVEHLEARGEKMDWCLVGEPSSEERLGDVIKNGRRGSLGGRLVVHGVQGHVAYPHLADNPVHRFAPALAELAATTWDEGSGDFPPTTFQVSNIHAGTGATNVIPGDLEVQFNFRFSTAVTQTELEARVGAILQRHKLTYDLSWNLSGNPFLTPAGALVEAACAAVADTTGEPTRLSTAGGTSDGRFIAPTGAQVVELGPVNASIHKVDEHVIGADLDRLSLIYEGILERLLAPS, from the coding sequence GTGAGCGGCGCCCTCTCCCCCACCCTGGAACTGGCGCTTGAGCTGATCCGGCGCCCATCGGTCACCCCCGAGGACGCCGGGTGCCAGGCCCTGCTCCTGGAGCGCCTGGAGCGGCTCGGCTTCCGCACGGAGCGGCTGCGTTTCGGCGCAGTGGAGAATTTCTGGGCCCGGCGCGGTGAACAGGGTCCGGTTCTCGCCTTCGCCGGTCATACCGACGTGGTGCCGCCCGGTCCCGAGGCACGCTGGAGCTCCCCCCCCTTCACACCCGAGATTCGCGACGGCATTCTCTACGGCCGCGGCGCGGCCGACATGAAGGGCAGCATCGCCGCCATGGTCACCGCCGTCGAACGGTTCCTCATCCGCCACCCTGAACCGGCCGGCGCCATCGCCTTCCTCATCACCGCCGACGAGGAGGGCCCCGCCGTGGACGGCACGGTGCGAGTGGTGGAGCACCTGGAGGCCCGCGGCGAAAAGATGGACTGGTGCCTGGTGGGAGAGCCCTCCAGCGAGGAGCGGCTCGGCGACGTCATCAAGAACGGCCGGCGGGGCTCCCTCGGCGGCCGGCTCGTGGTGCACGGCGTGCAGGGGCACGTGGCCTACCCGCACCTGGCGGACAACCCGGTCCACCGTTTCGCGCCGGCCCTGGCGGAACTGGCCGCCACCACCTGGGACGAGGGCAGCGGGGATTTCCCGCCCACCACCTTCCAGGTCTCCAACATCCACGCCGGCACCGGGGCCACCAACGTGATTCCCGGAGATCTGGAGGTGCAGTTCAACTTCCGTTTCTCCACCGCCGTCACCCAGACGGAACTGGAAGCACGGGTGGGAGCAATCCTCCAGCGCCACAAGCTGACCTACGATCTCAGCTGGAACCTGAGCGGCAATCCGTTCCTGACCCCCGCCGGCGCCCTGGTGGAGGCGGCCTGCGCCGCGGTGGCGGATACCACCGGCGAGCCGACCCGCCTCTCCACCGCCGGCGGCACTTCCGACGGACGCTTCATCGCCCCCACGGGCGCCCAGGTGGTGGAGCTCGGACCGGTGAACGCCTCCATCCACAAGGTGGACGAACACGTGATCGGGGCGGATCTCGATCGCCTGTCGCTGATCTATGAAGGCATCCTGGAACGCCTGCTGGCCCCCTCCTGA
- a CDS encoding ACP S-malonyltransferase — protein sequence MSAPTDRVMFIFPGQGSQYPGIGSDLYAEYATARSVYDRASEILGFDMAELSFRDPQGEINLTRNTQPVLLTHHIACLRVFQDLTDGRVTPHAAAGHSLGEYSALVAAGSLAFEDALRLVRQRGELMGTYGEGEMLAVPMDVETVRPLADKHFCGIGGRNLPDQTVAAGAGSDLDALEAELAELFPRKRTVRLKTEGAFHTYYMVEAARRFRPVLDEAEMGTPGCRVLSNYTGGFHEEDPGIIKARLFFQLFHPVNWIGCLETALADGDGITAFVEFGGGIGSGETPAEKRPNLESILKKATRRMEQAPAYFPAINTATLAETAAALGG from the coding sequence ATGTCCGCCCCCACCGACCGCGTCATGTTCATCTTCCCCGGCCAGGGATCCCAGTACCCCGGCATCGGCAGCGACCTGTACGCGGAATATGCGACGGCCCGGAGCGTCTACGACCGGGCCAGCGAAATCCTGGGCTTCGACATGGCGGAGCTCTCCTTCCGCGATCCCCAGGGCGAGATCAACCTCACCCGCAACACCCAGCCGGTGCTGCTCACCCACCACATCGCCTGCCTGCGGGTGTTCCAGGACCTCACCGACGGGCGGGTGACGCCCCATGCCGCCGCCGGCCACAGCCTCGGCGAATACTCCGCCCTAGTGGCCGCGGGCAGCCTGGCCTTCGAGGACGCCCTGCGCCTGGTGCGCCAGCGCGGCGAACTGATGGGGACCTACGGCGAGGGGGAGATGCTGGCCGTGCCCATGGACGTGGAGACGGTGCGGCCGCTGGCCGACAAGCACTTCTGCGGCATCGGCGGGCGCAACCTGCCGGACCAGACGGTGGCCGCCGGGGCCGGCAGCGATCTCGACGCCCTGGAGGCGGAGCTGGCCGAGCTCTTCCCGCGCAAGCGCACCGTGCGCCTCAAGACCGAAGGCGCCTTCCACACCTACTACATGGTGGAGGCCGCGCGCCGTTTCCGGCCGGTCCTGGACGAGGCGGAAATGGGTACCCCCGGGTGCAGGGTGCTCTCCAACTACACCGGCGGCTTCCACGAGGAGGATCCGGGCATCATCAAGGCCCGGCTGTTCTTCCAGCTGTTCCACCCGGTGAACTGGATCGGCTGCCTGGAGACGGCGCTGGCCGACGGTGACGGCATCACCGCCTTCGTGGAGTTCGGCGGCGGCATCGGCTCCGGCGAGACGCCGGCCGAGAAGCGCCCCAACCTGGAGAGCATCCTCAAGAAGGCGACCCGGCGCATGGAACAGGCCCCGGCCTACTTCCCCGCCATCAACACCGCCACCCTCGCCGAGACCGCCGCGGCGCTGGGCGGCTGA
- a CDS encoding ArsC family reductase, protein MITLYGIRNCDTVRKARRWLDARGVEYQFHDFRADGTDPERFRAWLAEVGEDRLINRRGPSWRKIPEAERTGLDAAGLVRLMAANPTIIKRPVLDLGERREVGFSADAYGRLFP, encoded by the coding sequence ATGATCACCCTCTACGGCATCAGGAACTGCGATACGGTGCGCAAGGCGCGCCGGTGGCTGGACGCGCGCGGGGTGGAGTACCAATTCCACGACTTCCGGGCGGACGGCACCGATCCGGAGCGCTTTCGCGCCTGGCTCGCGGAGGTGGGCGAGGACAGGCTCATCAACCGCCGGGGACCCAGCTGGCGCAAGATTCCCGAGGCGGAGCGCACAGGGCTGGATGCCGCGGGACTGGTGCGGCTGATGGCGGCCAATCCCACCATCATCAAGCGCCCCGTGCTGGATCTCGGCGAGCGGCGCGAGGTTGGGTTTTCCGCGGATGCCTACGGAAGGCTGTTTCCGTGA
- a CDS encoding class II 3-deoxy-7-phosphoheptulonate synthase — protein sequence MNDWTPTSWQARPAAQQATYPSEEALNRMVAQLSNLPPLVTSWEVEALKSQLAEAAEGRRFVLQGGDCAENFDDCSSPIITNKLKILLQMSLLLVHGLRKPVTRVGRIAGQFAKPRSADLETRDGVTLPSYRGDLVNGPDFTEADRTPDPVRLMRGYGRAAMTLNFIRALVDCGFADLHHPENWNLEFVKHSPLADDYQRVVDSLGGSLRFMETLAGSRVDALGRVQFFTSHEGLHLHYEQAQTRQVPHRTGWYNLSTHLPWIGLRTADVDGAHVEYFRGISNPIGVKVGSGMSTEWVQALVEILNPDDEPGRLILIHRYGAGKIADGLPGLIEAVRATGKRVLWMCDPMHGNTETTSNGYKTRRFENILSELEQSFDIHAELGSHLGGVHFELTGDDVTECVGGARGLGEADLVRAYRTQVDPRLNYEQALEMAMRIVRKMGPGGN from the coding sequence ATGAACGACTGGACACCCACATCCTGGCAGGCCAGGCCGGCCGCCCAGCAGGCCACCTATCCCTCGGAAGAGGCCCTCAACCGCATGGTGGCGCAGCTCTCCAACCTGCCGCCGCTGGTCACTTCCTGGGAAGTGGAGGCGCTGAAGTCGCAGCTGGCGGAAGCGGCCGAGGGGCGGCGTTTCGTGCTCCAGGGAGGGGACTGCGCGGAGAATTTCGACGACTGCTCCTCGCCCATCATCACCAACAAGCTCAAGATCCTGCTGCAGATGAGCCTGCTGCTGGTGCACGGGCTGCGCAAGCCAGTGACCCGGGTGGGCCGCATCGCCGGGCAGTTCGCCAAGCCCCGCTCGGCCGACCTGGAGACCCGCGACGGGGTCACCCTGCCGAGCTACCGGGGTGACCTGGTGAACGGCCCCGACTTCACCGAGGCCGACCGCACGCCCGATCCCGTCCGCCTGATGCGCGGCTACGGACGGGCGGCCATGACGCTGAACTTCATCCGCGCCCTGGTGGACTGCGGCTTCGCCGACCTGCATCACCCCGAGAACTGGAACCTGGAGTTCGTGAAGCACTCGCCGCTGGCCGACGACTACCAGCGGGTGGTGGACTCCCTGGGCGGCTCCCTGCGCTTCATGGAGACCCTGGCCGGCTCCCGCGTCGACGCCCTGGGGCGGGTCCAGTTCTTCACCAGCCACGAGGGCCTGCACCTGCACTACGAGCAGGCCCAGACCCGGCAGGTGCCCCATCGAACCGGCTGGTACAACCTCTCCACCCATCTGCCCTGGATCGGCCTGCGCACCGCGGACGTGGATGGCGCCCACGTCGAGTACTTCCGCGGCATCAGCAATCCCATCGGCGTGAAGGTGGGGTCGGGCATGTCCACGGAGTGGGTCCAGGCGCTGGTGGAGATCCTCAATCCCGACGATGAGCCCGGGCGCCTGATCCTGATTCACCGCTACGGCGCGGGCAAGATCGCCGACGGTCTGCCCGGCCTTATCGAGGCGGTCCGGGCCACGGGCAAGCGCGTGCTGTGGATGTGCGATCCCATGCACGGCAATACCGAGACCACCTCCAACGGCTACAAGACCCGCCGCTTCGAAAACATACTCTCGGAGCTGGAACAGTCCTTCGACATCCACGCCGAGCTCGGCAGCCACCTGGGTGGAGTGCACTTCGAGCTCACCGGGGATGATGTCACCGAGTGCGTGGGGGGAGCCCGGGGCCTGGGCGAGGCGGATCTGGTGCGTGCCTACCGGACCCAGGTGGATCCGCGCCTGAACTACGAGCAGGCACTGGAGATGGCCATGCGCATCGTGCGCAAGATGGGGCCCGGCGGCAACTAG
- a CDS encoding MBL fold metallo-hydrolase → MNIECFTVGLFQVNTYLVRDEASGACAIIDTGESDELVRRLEALDPRPDVRAILLTHGHVDHAGALVTLQQHFDAPTYLPALERPLFEALPSQGDWFGMPQLNRRCGRIDHEVEDGASVTLGETTLHFLSTPGHTPGQGCWYTDTDIFVGDTVFSGSIGRTDFPMSDPDLMHESLRRLFRLPGQLRVHSGHGPVTTLGSELRDNPFLGFLRRELGLPEGQSFAW, encoded by the coding sequence ATGAACATCGAGTGCTTCACCGTGGGATTGTTCCAGGTCAACACCTACCTGGTCCGGGACGAAGCCAGCGGGGCGTGCGCCATCATCGATACCGGCGAGTCGGACGAGTTGGTGCGCCGGCTGGAGGCGCTCGATCCCCGCCCCGACGTGCGGGCGATCCTGCTGACCCACGGCCACGTGGATCACGCGGGCGCCCTGGTGACCCTGCAGCAGCACTTCGATGCGCCCACCTATCTTCCGGCGCTCGAGCGGCCCCTGTTCGAAGCGCTTCCCAGCCAGGGTGACTGGTTCGGCATGCCCCAGCTCAATCGCCGCTGCGGACGTATCGATCATGAGGTGGAAGACGGCGCCAGCGTCACCCTGGGCGAAACCACCCTGCATTTCCTCTCCACCCCGGGACACACCCCGGGGCAGGGCTGCTGGTATACCGACACGGACATCTTCGTGGGCGACACCGTATTCTCCGGCAGCATCGGCCGCACGGACTTCCCCATGAGCGACCCGGACCTGATGCACGAGAGCCTGCGCCGGCTGTTCAGGCTCCCGGGCCAGCTGCGCGTCCACTCCGGTCACGGTCCGGTGACGACCCTCGGGAGTGAGCTTCGCGACAACCCGTTCCTCGGTTTTCTGCGCCGGGAACTGGGGTTGCCGGAGGGACAGTCCTTCGCCTGGTGA
- a CDS encoding type 1 pili tip component, with the protein MTTIKRLLKELEEHSAGDMTAREFAVRLPVKDAARLAALAEMYPRKSEAQLVTELLSAALDELEASFPYLQGPRVVAEDEFGDPIYEDLGPSRRFVDLTRKYSALLSGDATEEGAPQESTG; encoded by the coding sequence ATGACGACAATCAAGCGACTGCTGAAGGAACTGGAGGAGCATTCCGCCGGAGACATGACCGCGCGGGAATTCGCTGTGCGGCTGCCGGTGAAGGACGCCGCCCGCCTGGCGGCGCTGGCGGAGATGTACCCGCGCAAATCCGAGGCCCAGCTCGTCACCGAACTGCTGTCGGCCGCCCTGGACGAGCTGGAAGCGAGTTTCCCCTATCTCCAGGGGCCACGGGTGGTTGCCGAGGACGAATTCGGCGATCCCATCTACGAGGACCTGGGCCCCAGCCGCCGTTTCGTCGATCTGACCCGCAAGTATTCAGCCCTGCTGAGCGGTGACGCGACGGAGGAAGGGGCGCCCCAGGAGTCCACCGGCTGA
- a CDS encoding GDSL-type esterase/lipase family protein — protein MVLAFGDSLTYGTGAAPGLGYPEQLARRTGLRVINAGRPGELSSAGVERLPALLERHRPALVLICHGGNDLLRLESGKTLQRNLSRMVKLAQASGAAVALIGVPRPGLLLSVPTLYREVAEQAGVPLEAEALAELEGEETLKADAVHLNGAGYGALAAAVEVLLRKSGALPE, from the coding sequence GTGGTGCTGGCCTTCGGCGACAGCCTCACCTACGGCACCGGCGCCGCCCCCGGACTGGGCTACCCGGAACAGCTCGCCCGCCGTACCGGGCTGAGGGTAATCAACGCCGGTCGTCCCGGCGAGCTCAGCAGCGCGGGCGTCGAACGCCTGCCGGCGCTCCTGGAACGCCATCGCCCCGCCCTGGTGCTCATCTGCCACGGCGGCAACGATCTGTTGCGGTTGGAGAGCGGGAAGACGCTGCAACGCAACCTGTCGCGGATGGTGAAGCTGGCGCAGGCAAGCGGTGCGGCGGTGGCGCTCATCGGGGTGCCCAGGCCCGGGCTGCTGCTCTCGGTGCCCACGCTGTACCGGGAGGTCGCGGAGCAGGCCGGGGTGCCCCTGGAGGCGGAGGCGCTGGCGGAACTGGAGGGTGAGGAGACGCTCAAGGCGGATGCCGTGCACCTGAACGGCGCCGGCTACGGGGCGCTGGCGGCGGCCGTGGAAGTGCTTCTGCGGAAGAGCGGCGCCCTGCCGGAATAG
- a CDS encoding helix-turn-helix domain-containing protein — protein MAKSSANIRLVHVKRACEECAVRRLCLPTSLAESDLESLSSLVQRRGPFQKGDLIYRAGEDFNSLFALQSGSVKTYGLTHDGEEQITGFHLVGELLGMDAIGNEVHPCNAIALETTWVCEMPYAKLSELAELVPGLQREMFRVLGKEIRQDEHALMLVRRLRAEQRVMRFLNSLYQRMRERYGLIEEIPLPMSREDIANYLGLAPETLSRALTKLRNDGVIDVTTRSVRFLDMVAVCRLAC, from the coding sequence ATGGCCAAGAGCTCTGCAAATATCCGCCTCGTGCACGTCAAGCGCGCGTGCGAGGAGTGCGCCGTCCGGCGCCTGTGCCTGCCCACCAGCCTGGCCGAGTCCGATCTCGAATCCCTGAGCAGCCTGGTCCAGCGCCGCGGCCCCTTCCAGAAGGGTGACCTGATCTACCGTGCCGGGGAGGATTTCAATTCCCTGTTCGCCCTGCAGAGCGGCTCGGTGAAGACCTACGGCCTGACCCACGATGGCGAGGAGCAGATCACCGGTTTCCACCTGGTGGGCGAACTGCTGGGAATGGATGCCATCGGCAACGAGGTGCATCCCTGCAACGCCATCGCCCTGGAGACCACCTGGGTCTGCGAGATGCCCTACGCCAAGCTCTCCGAGCTGGCCGAGCTGGTGCCCGGACTGCAACGGGAGATGTTCCGCGTACTGGGCAAGGAGATTCGCCAGGACGAGCATGCCCTGATGCTGGTGCGGCGGTTGCGGGCCGAGCAGCGGGTGATGCGCTTCCTCAACAGCCTCTATCAGCGCATGCGTGAACGCTATGGCCTGATCGAGGAGATCCCGTTGCCCATGAGCCGCGAGGATATCGCCAACTACCTCGGCCTGGCTCCCGAGACCCTGAGCCGTGCGCTGACCAAGTTGCGCAACGACGGGGTCATCGATGTCACCACCCGCAGCGTCCGCTTCCTCGACATGGTGGCCGTCTGCCGGCTGGCGTGTTAG
- a CDS encoding DUF1269 domain-containing protein, whose translation MTRTLHLLLPDTDTCKAVVEALSGADIPDRHLHVIANHTTPLEGLHEATFLQRSEFARGVEYGLGVGGAAGLLGGLLAVTFPPAGLLLGGGAILAAALAGAGAGALVAGLVAKDIPNRKLAEYEEAIAAGRLLLLVEVPRTRLEEITALIREVEPDADIGVSHPTAAGNPAAGVESNEETP comes from the coding sequence ATGACGCGCACCCTGCACCTGCTGCTGCCGGACACCGACACCTGCAAGGCCGTGGTCGAGGCCCTGTCCGGGGCCGACATTCCCGACCGCCATCTCCATGTCATCGCCAATCACACGACCCCCCTGGAAGGATTGCACGAGGCCACGTTCCTGCAGCGCAGCGAATTCGCCCGCGGCGTCGAATATGGACTCGGGGTCGGGGGCGCGGCCGGCCTGCTGGGCGGACTGCTGGCGGTGACCTTCCCCCCCGCGGGCCTGCTGCTGGGCGGGGGAGCCATCCTGGCGGCGGCACTCGCCGGCGCCGGAGCCGGGGCCCTGGTGGCCGGCCTGGTGGCGAAGGATATCCCGAACCGCAAGCTCGCGGAGTACGAGGAGGCCATCGCCGCGGGCCGGCTGCTGCTGCTGGTGGAGGTGCCGCGCACCCGCCTGGAGGAGATCACCGCCCTGATCCGGGAGGTGGAGCCCGACGCCGACATCGGCGTCAGCCATCCGACAGCCGCGGGGAACCCGGCAGCCGGCGTGGAATCGAACGAGGAAACACCCTGA
- the ppsR gene encoding posphoenolpyruvate synthetase regulatory kinase/phosphorylase PpsR, producing MARTVFFISDRTGITSETLGHSLLTQFENIEFNLVRLPYLDTPEKARKLVRLIEDAHAHEGQRPIVFSTLLDDEIRVIVSRSQALMLDFFDTFIGPLEQELGVESTHKVGRSHGVGDFAIYNARIEAVNYALAHDDGVSTQHYGAADIILLGVSRSGKTPTCLYLALQFGVRAANYPLTEEDLDRDALPSVLIPYKKKLFGLLIDARRLQQIREQRRPNSRYASPQQCRDEVRRIQQMFRSERMPFIDTTNRSIEEIATTVMAETGIQRQHF from the coding sequence GTGGCACGAACCGTCTTCTTCATTTCCGACCGCACCGGCATCACGTCCGAGACCCTGGGCCACAGCCTGCTGACCCAGTTCGAGAACATCGAGTTCAACCTGGTCCGGCTGCCCTATCTCGATACGCCCGAGAAGGCCCGCAAGCTCGTGCGCCTCATCGAGGACGCCCATGCCCACGAGGGCCAGCGCCCCATCGTCTTCAGCACCCTGCTGGATGACGAAATCCGGGTCATCGTCTCCCGTAGCCAGGCGCTCATGCTGGACTTCTTCGACACCTTCATCGGTCCCCTGGAGCAGGAACTCGGGGTGGAGTCCACCCACAAGGTCGGACGCTCCCACGGCGTCGGCGATTTCGCCATCTACAACGCCCGCATCGAGGCGGTCAACTACGCCCTGGCCCATGACGACGGCGTCAGCACCCAGCACTACGGCGCGGCGGACATCATCCTGCTGGGCGTCTCCCGCTCGGGCAAGACGCCCACCTGCCTCTACCTGGCCCTGCAGTTCGGGGTGCGCGCGGCCAACTACCCGCTGACCGAGGAGGACCTGGATCGCGACGCCCTGCCCAGCGTGCTGATTCCCTACAAAAAGAAACTGTTCGGCCTGCTCATCGATGCCCGGCGGCTGCAGCAGATCCGCGAACAGCGCCGCCCCAACAGCCGCTACGCCTCGCCCCAGCAGTGCCGGGACGAGGTGCGGCGCATCCAGCAGATGTTCCGCAGCGAACGGATGCCCTTCATCGACACCACCAACCGCTCCATCGAGGAGATCGCCACCACGGTGATGGCCGAAACCGGCATCCAGCGCCAGCATTTCTGA